One genomic window of Bartonella sp. HY038 includes the following:
- a CDS encoding CoxG family protein, translating to MEIRGEEHIAASPDAVWRTLNDTTLLIDCIPGCEKLERISEHLIEATIVVHLSLIKLRFHGRLILSNLNPPYSYTIAGEGEGSVSGLATGKTDVSLVADGDGTILSYVMYGSAEGKIAKLGSALLAGVARKIADKFFANVSKVASTLPNMNLVN from the coding sequence ATGGAAATACGAGGTGAAGAGCACATTGCAGCTAGCCCTGACGCGGTTTGGCGTACGTTGAATGATACAACTTTACTAATTGATTGTATTCCTGGTTGTGAAAAATTAGAGCGGATATCTGAACATTTGATTGAGGCAACGATCGTGGTTCATTTAAGCCTAATTAAATTGCGCTTTCACGGGCGGTTAATTTTGTCTAATTTAAATCCACCCTATTCTTATACAATTGCTGGCGAAGGCGAGGGGTCTGTATCAGGTCTTGCAACTGGCAAAACTGACGTTAGCCTTGTGGCTGATGGTGATGGTACCATATTGAGCTATGTGATGTATGGGTCAGCTGAAGGGAAAATTGCCAAATTGGGTTCCGCTCTTTTGGCAGGTGTTGCGCGAAAAATTGCGGATAAGTTTTTTGCAAATGTTTCAAAAGTAGCAAGTACATTGCCTAATATGAATCTTGTAAACTGA
- a CDS encoding DUF1287 domain-containing protein translates to MTLKRRDLLSFGLRVGLGLSFVPLFLLGNSVKANPQQNERRALMLIDAARAQIGVTRFYSGAYQKISFPNGDIDRSIGVCTDVVIRAYRDAFQYDLQKHVHEDMAGNFGQYPKIWGLKTTDRNIDHRRVPNLQTFFARKNARIHSKLDMANLQAGDIVTQMVNEKLPHIVIISNRKNANGIPLVIHNIGRGTQEEDRLLEFPQTGHYRFFS, encoded by the coding sequence ATGACTTTGAAACGCCGTGATTTATTATCATTTGGCTTGCGGGTTGGTTTGGGATTAAGTTTTGTACCACTCTTTTTGTTGGGTAATAGTGTAAAGGCTAATCCACAACAAAATGAGCGGCGTGCATTAATGCTGATAGATGCGGCGCGCGCGCAAATTGGTGTTACAAGGTTTTATAGTGGAGCTTACCAAAAAATATCCTTTCCCAATGGTGATATTGACCGTAGCATCGGCGTTTGCACCGATGTGGTGATTAGGGCTTATCGTGATGCTTTTCAATATGATTTACAAAAGCATGTGCATGAAGATATGGCAGGTAATTTTGGACAATATCCTAAAATTTGGGGTTTAAAGACGACCGATCGCAATATTGACCACCGCCGCGTGCCTAATTTACAAACATTTTTTGCAAGAAAAAACGCGCGTATTCATTCAAAGCTTGATATGGCTAATTTGCAAGCAGGCGATATTGTCACTCAAATGGTCAATGAAAAGCTGCCGCATATCGTTATTATATCAAACAGAAAAAATGCTAATGGTATTCCTTTGGTCATTCATAATATCGGCCGTGGCACACAAGAGGAAGACCGCTTGTTAGAGTTTCCCCAAACGGGTCATTATCGCTTTTTTAGCTAA
- a CDS encoding Fur family transcriptional regulator, which produces MLRSVDVRPTRPRLIVAHCLFREKNRRVTPDELYREVTDGRLFISLATVYNCLNLFASVGLLRKYSITGDKTYFDTNVDGHRFFYCSDSDAILPLAVPTLSLVGQPDIPDGFYLDKVDIIIHLKQKDCKGQR; this is translated from the coding sequence ATGCTGCGGTCGGTCGATGTGCGCCCAACGCGACCAAGGCTCATCGTTGCCCATTGTCTTTTTCGCGAAAAAAATAGGCGAGTTACCCCTGATGAGCTATATCGTGAAGTGACCGATGGGCGGCTGTTTATCTCACTTGCAACCGTCTATAATTGTCTTAACTTATTTGCGAGCGTTGGTCTTTTGCGCAAATATAGCATCACCGGTGATAAGACTTATTTCGATACCAATGTTGATGGCCACCGCTTTTTTTATTGCAGTGATAGTGATGCCATTTTGCCACTTGCGGTACCTACACTTTCACTTGTTGGCCAGCCGGATATCCCCGATGGATTTTACCTAGATAAGGTGGATATCATTATTCATTTAAAACAAAAGGATTGCAAAGGGCAGAGGTAA
- a CDS encoding DUF2753 family protein yields MGFYTDNIKENSKQECKNTGADGLRVINGGDQDWQNYTKLANEAFKHGEIEQAVHFYSQAFGEAEILFHAAIAGEGCDTAPMLYNISCHNLAALEMWRNNRLEADYYYYKAYHQLLDIASAVDTFPNLRLACVQHLKFSLIALVDHLVRHQIDKDHIIQLKQDAAKVALNVYHMAEHMLKAEQDCPHCSPH; encoded by the coding sequence ATGGGGTTCTATACTGATAATATTAAGGAAAATTCCAAACAAGAGTGCAAAAACACGGGGGCTGATGGGCTGCGTGTAATTAATGGCGGCGACCAAGATTGGCAAAATTATACAAAATTGGCCAATGAAGCTTTTAAGCATGGCGAGATAGAGCAGGCAGTGCATTTTTATAGCCAAGCATTTGGTGAAGCAGAAATATTATTTCATGCAGCCATAGCCGGTGAGGGGTGCGATACTGCACCTATGCTTTACAATATTTCTTGTCATAATTTAGCAGCTTTAGAAATGTGGCGTAATAATCGGTTAGAAGCTGATTATTATTATTACAAAGCCTATCATCAACTTCTTGATATAGCTTCTGCGGTTGATACTTTTCCAAATTTACGGCTGGCTTGTGTTCAGCATCTAAAATTTTCATTAATAGCTTTGGTAGATCATTTGGTAAGACATCAAATCGACAAGGATCATATTATACAACTTAAGCAGGATGCGGCAAAGGTTGCGTTAAATGTTTATCATATGGCAGAGCATATGCTTAAGGCCGAGCAGGATTGTCCCCATTGCTCGCCCCATTAG
- a CDS encoding pyridoxamine 5'-phosphate oxidase family protein, with amino-acid sequence MLNDDMKSLLAKQLPIQATTSKMGIPDIGPKRSLRVFDDNTLIYNENTGGQTLQNLIDGSKIAVAVIDREALDGYRFIGSAQIIDDGEIWEQAKIYADERGMKAPKCAVLIHIEAVFSLRSGSTAGQKII; translated from the coding sequence ATGCTTAATGATGACATGAAAAGTTTATTGGCCAAGCAATTGCCAATTCAAGCTACAACGAGCAAAATGGGAATACCAGATATTGGTCCTAAGCGATCATTGCGTGTATTTGATGATAATACTCTAATTTATAATGAAAATACGGGCGGTCAAACATTGCAAAATTTGATTGATGGTTCAAAAATAGCGGTTGCAGTTATTGATAGGGAAGCCTTGGATGGCTATCGCTTTATTGGTAGTGCGCAAATTATTGATGATGGTGAAATATGGGAGCAAGCAAAGATCTATGCAGATGAAAGAGGAATGAAAGCACCTAAATGTGCGGTTCTTATTCATATTGAAGCGGTGTTTAGTCTTCGCTCTGGTTCAACTGCAGGACAAAAAATTATCTAG
- a CDS encoding helix-turn-helix domain-containing protein: MLKLPPCPVEITLLVIGNRWKPLIIRDLLNGTKRFGELRKSIGDISQKVLTANLRELEEQGIVTRQIFAQVPPRVDYSLTKRGKTLEPILSAMANWGEDHRQTLAIA, translated from the coding sequence ATGCTTAAGCTACCACCATGTCCTGTTGAAATTACCTTGCTTGTTATAGGCAATCGTTGGAAACCATTGATTATTCGCGACTTGCTTAATGGCACCAAACGATTTGGCGAATTGCGCAAAAGCATTGGCGATATTTCGCAAAAAGTGCTAACAGCCAATTTGCGTGAATTGGAAGAGCAAGGCATAGTCACGAGACAAATTTTTGCGCAAGTGCCGCCACGGGTTGATTATAGCTTAACCAAACGCGGTAAAACGCTTGAACCCATATTAAGCGCTATGGCAAATTGGGGCGAAGATCACCGTCAAACATTAGCAATAGCATAA
- a CDS encoding NAD(P)-dependent oxidoreductase: MKIAIIAANGRAGQLITKEALDRGHDVTAIIRKGNAADPRAKTFIKDLFDLNYQDLADFDVIIDAFGVFTPDTLDQYQTSLAHLTDILAGHANRLLIVGGAGSLYLDKSHTTRLVDSPNFPEEYKPLALSMATALDALKKRHDINWTFLSPAADFIADGVRTGKYQEGGEEFIVDNNGKSEISYADYAIAMIDEAEKGNHIKKRFSVISQ, encoded by the coding sequence ATGAAAATAGCAATTATTGCGGCCAATGGCCGTGCAGGTCAATTAATAACTAAAGAAGCTCTCGATCGCGGCCATGATGTCACAGCGATTATCCGCAAAGGCAATGCCGCTGATCCGCGTGCAAAAACTTTTATCAAGGATCTATTTGACTTGAACTACCAAGATTTGGCTGATTTTGATGTTATTATTGATGCATTTGGCGTTTTTACCCCCGATACATTAGACCAATATCAAACTTCGCTTGCACATCTTACTGATATCTTGGCTGGTCACGCCAATCGTTTGCTAATTGTTGGTGGAGCAGGGAGCCTTTATTTGGATAAAAGTCATACGACACGTTTGGTCGATAGCCCAAACTTTCCTGAAGAATATAAGCCTCTAGCGCTTTCTATGGCGACAGCGCTTGATGCGCTTAAAAAACGTCATGATATCAATTGGACGTTTTTAAGTCCTGCTGCTGACTTCATTGCGGACGGTGTTCGCACTGGAAAATATCAAGAAGGTGGTGAAGAGTTTATCGTTGATAATAATGGTAAAAGTGAAATCAGCTATGCCGATTATGCCATTGCAATGATTGATGAAGCAGAAAAAGGCAATCACATTAAGAAACGCTTCAGTGTCATTTCACAATAA